The following is a genomic window from Spirosoma foliorum.
GTTGTGGTGATGCAGGGGCGCTTTCATTTTTATGAGGGCTATTCCATGCAGCAGGTCACCTTTCCGGTGCGGGTAATGCACGCGCTGGGTGTTCGGACATTGCTGGTGTCCAATGCCGCCGGAGGCCTGAATCCAGCTTTCCAAACGACTGATTTGATGGTTATTGACGACCATATCAGCCTGTTGCTACCCCAAAATCCACTGGTAGGCCCCAATCCACCCGAATTCGGTGACCGCTTCCCGGATATGAGCGAACCCTATAGCAAATCCCTGATCGATCAGGCGTTTACACTGGCTGCTAACCTGGGAATTCCTCTCCAGCGGGGGGTGTATGTAAGTGTTACAGGACCACAACTCGAAACACGGGCCGAGTACCGAATGCTTCGCCAATGGGGAGCCGATGCCGTAGGCATGTCGACGGTGCCCGAAGTCATTGTGGCCAATCAAATGGGAATGGCCGTTTTTGGCGCATCGGTCATTACAGATATGTGTTTACCCGATTCACTGGAAAAAGCTGACATCACCAAAATCATCGCGGCTGCAGGTATTGCCGAACCGAAGCTGACGGCTCTCATGAAGGCATTGGTTGGTCAGCTAAGTGATTAATGGATTTACCAACGCTCCGGTTGGCTCCGACCAGTTAATTAAAATAGGCGTAGTAGCCCATCTGGTTGACGAAAAGTACCGACGGATCCGGAAAATCTGTAGCCACCAGCGGATTCTGATACGAAGTCTGCTCCATGTTGAATTAGATTTAAAGGCACCCGTCTGGTCAGGGCAATAAACTCATGACGTTATGTTATTGGTAAAGAATCGATTAGTCTAAGGATCTCTTAACGAAACGAAAAATCAGGATTATGGGCTTAATCTCCTCTTAATCCTGTTTAGTAAACACTCCTAACGAGAATAGGTTAAGGAATTACGCAGCAGTAGCCAGATCCATTGGTTGTACCTCAGTTTCCTCTAGCATGGTCACTCAATTTATGTTTGCCACAGGCATTGAAAATAGCAACCCGACAATTCAGGGAGGCACCTATCGTCAGGATGAATTAGCGAAATGCGGTCATTATCAGCACTGGCGAACGGACTTTGACCTGGTCGAGGAACTGGGCATTCACTTTCTGCGCTACGGCCCCCCTATCCATACCACTTTTCTGGGCGAAGGAAAATACGACTGGTCGTTTGCTGATGAAACGTTTGGCGAATTGCGAAAACGCGACATAGTACCCATTGTAGACCTGTGTCATTTTGGTGTACCCGATTGGATTGGCAATTTCCAGAATCCCGATTTTCCCACTCTTTTTGCCGACTATGCTCACGCTTTCGCGAAGCGGTTTCCCTGGGTTCAACTCTATACCCCCGTCAATGAAATGTACGTCTGCGCTGAGTTTTCGGCTCTGTATGGCTGGTGGAATGAGCAACTACGGAGTGATGCCGCTTTTGTGAGGGCCCTGAAGCATATTGTTAAAGCGAACGTACTGGCCATGAGCGCCATTCTGGAAGTAAGACCCAATGCTCTGTTTATTCAGAGTGAATCGTCGGAGTATTTTCATGCCGAAAATCCAGCGGCTATCAAACCCGCCGAGATCCTGAATGCCAAACGTTTTCTGTCGCTCGATCTTAATTATGGCCGCCGGGTCGATTCGGAGATGTACGAATACCTGATGGACAACGGCATGACCCGCGATGAGTATCACTTCTTTATGGGTCATAACCTGAAGCAGTATTGCATTATGGGCAATGATTATTATCAGACCAATGAGCACCGGGTATCGGCAGATGGAAGTACCCGAGGCTCAGGGGAAGTATTTGGCTATCACGTCATTACGACTCAATACCACGACCGATATCGACTACCCGTTATGCACACCGAAACTAATCTATGGCAGGGGCCTAACGGCGACGAAGCCGTGAACTGGCTCTGGAAGGAGTGGGCCAACGTATTACGGGTTCGCAATGATGGCGTGCCGATGGTGGGTTTTACCTGGTATTCGCTCACCGACCAGGTTGACTGGGATTCGGCCTTGCGGGAAAACAACGGCAACGTCAACCCGCTGGGTCTGTGCGATCTCAACCGACAGATTCGCCCTGTTGGCCAGGCCTATAAACAGCTTATTAATGACTGGAGGCAGGTACTGCCCGCCCAGAGTGTCTGTCTGGAGGTGCCGATTATCATGCCCAGTGAGAGTGAGCAACCCTGGGCTCACCAGAAGCAGAACGATGCCAAAGTAGCTCGTCAGAATGTGGCTAACACTGTTTCTAAAACCAATCAAAGCGACACGTAATACAATGCGATTTCAGGATAAATTAGCGATTGTTACAGGTGGGGCCAGCGGGATTGGCCTGGCGATAGCCATACGGTTGGCTTCGGAGGGAGCCCGGCTGGTGTTGGCCGATCTAAACGAAGATAACCTTACGAAAGCCTTGCCCAATGTAAAAGCAGCTGGCGCGCCTGATGTTTGGGGCAGTGTTTGCAACGTGTCCATCGAAGCCCAGGTAGAAGCCACCGTACAGGGAGCACTGACGCGTTTTGGCAGGCTGGATGTGATTGTCAACAATGCCGGGCTTATGCAATTCAAGGCGCTGGAAGAATTGACGGGTGAGGACTGGCTACGCATCCTGAATGTCGATTTGCTGGGTGCGTTTTACTTCACCAAACAGGCATTTCTGCATATGAAACCCGGCGGTACGGTTGTGAATGTGGCCAGTATTCACGCCCTAGAAACCGAACCCCTGGTGGCTCCCTATGCAGCGGCCAAGGCTGCGGTATTATCGCTGACACGCTCCTCAGCGCTGGAAGGAAAACCCAAAGGCCTGCGTATCAATGCCGTTCTGCCTGGTGCCATTGATACGCCCATGTTGTGGAGCAACCCAAACGTAAAATCAGGGGTGGAAAAAATTGATCGGACAGACGTCGGTAAACCAGAGGACGTAGCGGCTACAATTGCTTATCTGGCATCGGATGATGCCGCGTTTGTACAGGGAGCGGAGGTGCGCATTGATGGCGGTCGGCTTGATCGGCTATGAGGAAAAACCCCATTTCAGTCATTCTTAATTTTTCGACTGTCTGGCTGATTCATGGCTCGATACCCAGTCCAGTGAGGAGATGGCAGCGGCCAGCGACAGTTCGCCTGCCGCCACGACACCTGCCACAATCTCGGCGAATTTATACACCTGGCCCGTACCGGAACAACCCAGTATGCTCAGGCATTCCTGCTGGGTTGGCAGACCGGTACCCCCACCCACAGTGCCTACAATGAGCGAAGGCAACGTAATGGAGCCGTATAAATCGCCGTTGGGCAATACCTCGGAAGTCGTAATAGCCGCCGAGGATTCTGCCAGACAAGCTACATCCTGACCGGTAGCGATGAATAAAGCCGCCAGCCCATTGACCGAATGTAGGCCGTTATTGTTCGTTCCAGCCATAAACGCACCCACATTACCGATACGGGCGTGCCGATCGAGTTGTTCGGGCTCAACCTGTAATTCCCGAAGCAGCAACTCTTTGGGAATAGTAACCTCGGCCGTTACCCGCTTACCCCGTGTTTGCAATGTATTGACAAACGACGGTTTCTTATCGGTTGCCATATTGGATTCCAGGTAAAAATGCTCGATGCCTTCAACCTTTTGTAGAAGAAAATTGCAGGCCGCCAGCGTTGCTTTACTAACCATGTTCTGACCCGCGGCATCGCCCGTTGTAAAGCCAAACCGCAGAAAAAGCAGGCGTCCTGCCTGATAAGGTGTGATGTATTTGAGTCTGGCAAAACGCGATGTAGATTCGGCTTCTAGGCGTAGCTCCGATTCATGATCGGCTACCCAGCGGGCCAGATCACGAGCGGCTCGGGCATCCCGCATCACAAAGACTGGCGCCCGTTGCATACCCTCGTCGATCACCGTACAGGTAACGCCACCACACTGATTGAGCAGCTTTATACCCCGATTATACGACGCTACCAATGTACCTTCAGTAGTTGCTAACGGAATCAGGAAATCACCCTGAGCGTGTTCGCCATTGATACGTAGGGGGCCAACCAGACCAATGGGAATCTGCGCGACGCCGACAAATTGCTCGCAGTTCCCCCGGACAAGAGTTGGATCAAACGCAACGTTGGTCAGGTACTTAGGCGAGGTTTGGGTATACTGGCGAAGAAAATCCTGCCGTTCCTGAATAATTTCCGGCACCATATCATCGACCGGATGACGCGGTATAGTGGTATTTTTCAATATTGATTCCTCCTGAAGTTGATCCGGACCGCCTTGTAACTCATCGTCAATCGTAATCGTTAACGTACCAAATGGATGGGACTGCAGAATCACCTCAATGGTATGACGACCGGGTGCCAAGGGCGCGGCAATTGCCTGAACCCTGACCTTCCGGCGAAGGGGAAATTTGAGTGGGTTTTTGGTGGATATGGCACTGACCCTGATAGCTTCCTGCCCATCCAGTTCCAGGGTAAAGGCATCGGCAGGGTAGGTTTGTCCGTCAATACGAACCTGCGTCAGACCCGTAAACTGAGCGTCGGCCAGGCGGTTCTTCAGCGAAAAGGTAAATCCAGTTGGCGTATTTTGTAAACTACTGCGGGTATAGAGCTGCTTTAACAGCACATTGGGTATAAAGCGAAACATAGTTGTCTTCTGGGGCAAGGGACCCGTTTCAGGTCAGGCACAAGGTAAACTCTCTGATCGGGAAAACAGTTATTCGGTAAAACAGCTTGTGACACGTATCGCCATCATTATTCCAACCTTTAATGAAGAACGGACACTGGCCCGAACGTTCCGGCAGCTTCGGCAATTGCACCCTGTACCAGACGAATTGATTGTGGTCGATGGAGGCAGTACAGATCAAACGATTTCGATCATTCAACAGCAAATCCAGCAACAAACAGCGCTGGCAGGCCATCCAACTATCAACCTGATACAAAGCCCGGTAGCCCGGCGGTCTTACCAAATGAATCTGGGTGTTCAGGCGTCTACCAGCGAGTACCTGTGTTTTTTGCATGCCGATACGTCACTGCCCGATGATGCATTACTGGTTATCCGCGAAACATTGGCCCAGCCCAACATTGCAGCAGGCGGCTTTATTTCCCTGATGCGCGGCCCCCTGCGAACCCGCTGGATTACGTCGTTTCACAACTTCATTAAAACCTACTACGCCCCGCTCTTTTTCCGTCCCTATCTATTCTTTTTCAAGGGTGCCCGATTGCTGTTTGGCGATCAGGTTATTTTTTGCCGACGGCAGCAGTTTCTTGACTGTGGGGGTTATTCTGACGAGTTACCCATTATGGAAGAAGCTGATATGCTGCTTCGTCTGGTGCGATTCGGGCGAATCCGGCAAGTAAACCGCGTGGTCGAATCGTCGGACAGGCGATTGGTCAAATGGGGATTCTGGCGGGCCAACGCCCTCTTTCTTTATGTAGGTGTTTTGTGGGGTATTGGCTACTCGGCTGAGAAGCTGAAACAGTTGTACGAAGATATTCGGTAGGAAAACAACTCAGCTGAGTCCAATCGGTGAAATGAATAGAAAACACTAACTTTGAGTACGTTATAAATCGTGGAACATATGGAACTCATTCATCAGCCGAACCTAACGCCAGAAGAACGTCAGGCCAACGTCTCGAAGTTGATTGACCGCTGGAAGGAGCGCAAGAAGCTATCCGAAGAAGAAACACAAGCCAGAGTTAGAACCCCTGAATACCAGGATATTCTAAAAAAATTACGCGAACGAAACGCGGCAAAAGGCATTATAATACCGGAAAAGAATGAATTATGAATTTGATTTTATGGGTGGCTCAGAAAACAGCTACGTTTTTCAAACCATCAATAGAATCGTCTATGAAGTAAAGTTCATACCTACACCTTATCTGTTTGATGAAGCTAGCCCGTTTGCTTCCTATGTGTATGAATTTTCAATCCTTGTCGCCGATAACCCAACCGATTTAGAGCCAATCTTTGATGAGCGCACTTCGTATACAGTGGCGGCAATCTTCACTGAATTTTATGAGCAAAATGATGAGTTAATCACGATTTATATCTGCGACTCATCCGATGGTCGGCAACTGACCCGGCAACGAAAATTCAACTACTGGTTTTACTTTTTTGTAAAGGATGACTTCGTCAAATATGATGACATCATTCGTAATATTGATGGAGAAAAATACCCCGTAGCATTAATTCTAAAAGAACAGAACCCCTACAAAGCGCAGATCATTGGTGAATTTATTGCCATAATCAGCGGGTATAACAGCGACAAATAGATTGCCGATACGATAATGGCCACAATTCCCTTCTTCGACTCCATCGGCTCACCGTTACTGGTTCTGTTTTTCGCACTCATGCTGCTTTTGCAATGGCGTCATCCATTACGTCGGCTACATTTTAAACTCCTTCGCCGATTGATTCGAAACATTGGCCTTGCCTTACCTACGTTTGTTGTCCTCCGGCTGGCCTTATTGCCAATTCCGCTACTGGCTGCCCATTGGGCGCATAATCATCAGGTGGGTTTACTAAACTGGTTGCTTCCTGCCAATAGCATTGGGGCCTGGGTAGGCGGTGTGCTGGGATTTCTGGCTTTTGATTATGCCTATTACTGGTGGCATTTTGCCACGCACAAGGTACCGTTGCTCTGGCGTTTTCACAATGTACACCATACTGATCTGGACATGGATGTCTCAACAGCCGTTCGTTTTCATGTTGGCGAATTACTGTTGAGCGTTCTCTTTCGAGTCGCACTTGTTGGGGTGATGGGCATTAGTTTCTGGTCAGCCATCGTATACGAAGTGTTTTTTGACACTGCGGCCCAGTTTCATCATGCCAATTGGCGTTTGCCCGCTAAAGTGGACCGTAGCCTGAATACTCTTTTCGTAACTCCTCGCATGCATGGTATTCACCATTCCATTGTCCGCGATGAGTTCAATTCAAATTGGGGAACGCTTTTTTCCATCTGGGATCGGCTCCACGGAAGCCACCGAATGGACATTGCCCAGAAAGACGTTACGTTGGGTGTTCCGGCCTATCGAGATGAAAAGGAACTGACGTTGTGGTACTTGTTTCGTATGCCATTTGGCAAACAGCGGGACTGGAAACTGCCGAACGGTGCGAAACCCGTTCGGCAAACAAACGTCAATACAACCACCGAAGAATAGCCTTCGCCCAGACCGGAATATTGCCTTTTAACTGTTCTAACAAAGCTGACTTACTGACACGCGACGCCACCGGATATGGATAGATTTTTTTCTGAATAGCCCCAGCCCCCAACCCGGACGTATTGGCCAGAATCAAATCCTGAATCATTTCGCCCGCCAGAGGAGCTACAACACTACCCCCCAGTATCTTACGCTTACCAAACAGCTTATTACCTTTGGCCAGATAAAGCCATTGTTTGCCATACGTATAACTGTCGATGACTGCCCGGTCGTCTTCGGCAAATCCGTAGTCGATCTTTTCATAAGCAATCCCTTGCTGGGTAAGCTGCTGTTCCGAAAGGCCGAAGGTGGCCACTTCGGGATCGGTGAAGGTTACCCAGGAAAAATGCCTGTAGGAAACTTTCTGCTTGAAGGGCGACAGGAAGTTATTGATGAGAATGGGTGCCTGCATTTCGGCGGTGTGCGAAAAATAAAGCTGATCCGTTACGTCGCCGATGGCATAGATCCTTGGGTTCGTTGTTTGCAGGTAATCATTCAGCTTTAGCTTGCCGGATTCGGTCTTAATACCGGCGGTTTCGGGCTCTAAGGCATCCACGTTGACCTGACGGCCAATGGCGACTAACACCGCATCGAAGGCAAGTTTACTTTTTGTACCGGCTTTATCTTCCAGGATGGCACAGGTAGCCGATTCAAAGGCGATAACCTTTGTTTGTAGTCTAATCCCAATCCCTTCATGGGTCAGGCGATCCAGCAATAAGGTAGATACCTCTGGCGCTTCTTTGTCTAAAATCCGCTCACCCGACTGTACGACAGTTACCTGCGAACCAAGCCGATGAAACGCCTGACTCAATTCCATGGCAACCGGTCCACCCCCAACGACCAGCAGTCGGTTCGGCAAGGTATCCATCGAAAAAATAGTTTGGTTATCCTGCAAGGTGACCTGCTCAACGCCCGGAACCTGAAGCGGAACGGACTGCGAACCGGTGGCGATGA
Proteins encoded in this region:
- a CDS encoding purine-nucleoside phosphorylase encodes the protein MLEQIQQATQFIQSKTQRTPRIGIILGTGLGALAKELTIETTLPYETIPHFPLSTVEFHSGKLLLGTLEGKPVVVMQGRFHFYEGYSMQQVTFPVRVMHALGVRTLLVSNAAGGLNPAFQTTDLMVIDDHISLLLPQNPLVGPNPPEFGDRFPDMSEPYSKSLIDQAFTLAANLGIPLQRGVYVSVTGPQLETRAEYRMLRQWGADAVGMSTVPEVIVANQMGMAVFGASVITDMCLPDSLEKADITKIIAAAGIAEPKLTALMKALVGQLSD
- a CDS encoding TIGR04283 family arsenosugar biosynthesis glycosyltransferase, which encodes MTRIAIIIPTFNEERTLARTFRQLRQLHPVPDELIVVDGGSTDQTISIIQQQIQQQTALAGHPTINLIQSPVARRSYQMNLGVQASTSEYLCFLHADTSLPDDALLVIRETLAQPNIAAGGFISLMRGPLRTRWITSFHNFIKTYYAPLFFRPYLFFFKGARLLFGDQVIFCRRQQFLDCGGYSDELPIMEEADMLLRLVRFGRIRQVNRVVESSDRRLVKWGFWRANALFLYVGVLWGIGYSAEKLKQLYEDIR
- a CDS encoding SDR family NAD(P)-dependent oxidoreductase, with product MRFQDKLAIVTGGASGIGLAIAIRLASEGARLVLADLNEDNLTKALPNVKAAGAPDVWGSVCNVSIEAQVEATVQGALTRFGRLDVIVNNAGLMQFKALEELTGEDWLRILNVDLLGAFYFTKQAFLHMKPGGTVVNVASIHALETEPLVAPYAAAKAAVLSLTRSSALEGKPKGLRINAVLPGAIDTPMLWSNPNVKSGVEKIDRTDVGKPEDVAATIAYLASDDAAFVQGAEVRIDGGRLDRL
- a CDS encoding dihydrolipoyl dehydrogenase family protein, coding for MKRYDLLVIGTGSGGLSIGLTMHELGFKVLFIEKDAQNIGGECLNTGCVPSKALIHVSRLIHQAKEAQEFGLTSTGKPDFERVKQYIQERIALIRKHENADFFREQGIDVVIGTARFTGKDRVEAAGVTFTARRIVIATGSQSVPLQVPGVEQVTLQDNQTIFSMDTLPNRLLVVGGGPVAMELSQAFHRLGSQVTVVQSGERILDKEAPEVSTLLLDRLTHEGIGIRLQTKVIAFESATCAILEDKAGTKSKLAFDAVLVAIGRQVNVDALEPETAGIKTESGKLKLNDYLQTTNPRIYAIGDVTDQLYFSHTAEMQAPILINNFLSPFKQKVSYRHFSWVTFTDPEVATFGLSEQQLTQQGIAYEKIDYGFAEDDRAVIDSYTYGKQWLYLAKGNKLFGKRKILGGSVVAPLAGEMIQDLILANTSGLGAGAIQKKIYPYPVASRVSKSALLEQLKGNIPVWAKAILRWLY
- a CDS encoding hydroxymethylglutaryl-CoA reductase translates to MFRFIPNVLLKQLYTRSSLQNTPTGFTFSLKNRLADAQFTGLTQVRIDGQTYPADAFTLELDGQEAIRVSAISTKNPLKFPLRRKVRVQAIAAPLAPGRHTIEVILQSHPFGTLTITIDDELQGGPDQLQEESILKNTTIPRHPVDDMVPEIIQERQDFLRQYTQTSPKYLTNVAFDPTLVRGNCEQFVGVAQIPIGLVGPLRINGEHAQGDFLIPLATTEGTLVASYNRGIKLLNQCGGVTCTVIDEGMQRAPVFVMRDARAARDLARWVADHESELRLEAESTSRFARLKYITPYQAGRLLFLRFGFTTGDAAGQNMVSKATLAACNFLLQKVEGIEHFYLESNMATDKKPSFVNTLQTRGKRVTAEVTIPKELLLRELQVEPEQLDRHARIGNVGAFMAGTNNNGLHSVNGLAALFIATGQDVACLAESSAAITTSEVLPNGDLYGSITLPSLIVGTVGGGTGLPTQQECLSILGCSGTGQVYKFAEIVAGVVAAGELSLAAAISSLDWVSSHESARQSKN
- a CDS encoding family 1 glycosylhydrolase, which codes for MVTQFMFATGIENSNPTIQGGTYRQDELAKCGHYQHWRTDFDLVEELGIHFLRYGPPIHTTFLGEGKYDWSFADETFGELRKRDIVPIVDLCHFGVPDWIGNFQNPDFPTLFADYAHAFAKRFPWVQLYTPVNEMYVCAEFSALYGWWNEQLRSDAAFVRALKHIVKANVLAMSAILEVRPNALFIQSESSEYFHAENPAAIKPAEILNAKRFLSLDLNYGRRVDSEMYEYLMDNGMTRDEYHFFMGHNLKQYCIMGNDYYQTNEHRVSADGSTRGSGEVFGYHVITTQYHDRYRLPVMHTETNLWQGPNGDEAVNWLWKEWANVLRVRNDGVPMVGFTWYSLTDQVDWDSALRENNGNVNPLGLCDLNRQIRPVGQAYKQLINDWRQVLPAQSVCLEVPIIMPSESEQPWAHQKQNDAKVARQNVANTVSKTNQSDT
- a CDS encoding sterol desaturase family protein; protein product: MATIPFFDSIGSPLLVLFFALMLLLQWRHPLRRLHFKLLRRLIRNIGLALPTFVVLRLALLPIPLLAAHWAHNHQVGLLNWLLPANSIGAWVGGVLGFLAFDYAYYWWHFATHKVPLLWRFHNVHHTDLDMDVSTAVRFHVGELLLSVLFRVALVGVMGISFWSAIVYEVFFDTAAQFHHANWRLPAKVDRSLNTLFVTPRMHGIHHSIVRDEFNSNWGTLFSIWDRLHGSHRMDIAQKDVTLGVPAYRDEKELTLWYLFRMPFGKQRDWKLPNGAKPVRQTNVNTTTEE
- a CDS encoding DUF6169 family protein; amino-acid sequence: MNYEFDFMGGSENSYVFQTINRIVYEVKFIPTPYLFDEASPFASYVYEFSILVADNPTDLEPIFDERTSYTVAAIFTEFYEQNDELITIYICDSSDGRQLTRQRKFNYWFYFFVKDDFVKYDDIIRNIDGEKYPVALILKEQNPYKAQIIGEFIAIISGYNSDK